A genome region from Arachis duranensis cultivar V14167 chromosome 8, aradu.V14167.gnm2.J7QH, whole genome shotgun sequence includes the following:
- the LOC107462190 gene encoding uncharacterized protein LOC107462190, with protein MCRGVMAVASTTVGVMEVLKDQGYCRWNTTMKSVAQGAKNHVKSSQHMAANNSNNNNMSHQSSSSSSMIANNNKLRDEIDEIEHMKKAEESLRTVMYLSTWGPNS; from the coding sequence ATGTGTCGTGGAGTTATGGCTGTTGCATCCACCACTGTTGGAGTGATGGAGGTGCTGAAGGATCAAGGCTATTGCAGGTGGAACACCACCATGAAATCAGTAGCCCAAGGTGCCAAGAACCATGTCAAGTCATCACAACACATGGCTGCTAATAATAGCAACAATAACAACATGTCTCatcaatcttcttcttcttcttccatgatTGCTAATAATAACAAGTTAAGAGATGAGATTGATGAGATTGAACACATGAAGAAGGCTGAGGAGTCTCTTAGAACCGTCATGTATTTGAGCACGTGGGGTCCTAACAGTTAG